The following proteins are encoded in a genomic region of Desulfosporosinus youngiae DSM 17734:
- a CDS encoding flagellar protein FlgN has protein sequence MSEAFQQLNQNLRQQVQLYNELLILERHKRLALVENNLQEIEATTTQEEAFIINVNRLEKERLLWAEEIGHELGKQPEDLTLAELADHYPALVEVSRDLDQVVGQLQEIHKTNSQLLQQAMKIVDFTVGLLTHQASNTYTYPGQKESEDNKKRHLMDWRI, from the coding sequence GTGTCTGAAGCCTTTCAGCAGTTAAATCAAAATTTGAGACAACAGGTTCAGCTTTACAACGAACTCCTAATCCTTGAAAGACACAAACGTCTGGCCTTGGTTGAAAATAATCTTCAAGAGATTGAAGCAACAACAACTCAGGAAGAAGCGTTTATTATAAACGTCAACCGCCTGGAAAAGGAACGCCTCTTGTGGGCTGAAGAAATCGGACATGAGCTTGGGAAACAGCCCGAAGATCTCACTCTGGCGGAATTGGCCGATCATTATCCCGCTTTGGTTGAGGTTAGCCGTGACCTCGATCAGGTTGTCGGCCAGTTACAAGAGATTCATAAGACCAACTCCCAGCTTCTGCAACAGGCCATGAAGATTGTCGATTTTACAGTAGGTCTGTTGACGCACCAAGCGAGCAACACTTATACATATCCGGGCCAGAAAGAAAGTGAGGATAATAAAAAACGGCATCTGATGGATTGGAGGATTTAA
- the flgM gene encoding flagellar biosynthesis anti-sigma factor FlgM, with the protein MKIDGTSMSPLGSVQASSRLKQAEKKTAISGADKIAVSDKAQVYQALLQKAKEISSVREEKVNALTEQIQRGEFKVDAQRIADKLFTVCQND; encoded by the coding sequence ATGAAAATAGATGGGACATCTATGTCTCCTCTGGGGAGCGTTCAGGCGTCCAGTCGTTTGAAACAAGCAGAGAAGAAAACGGCAATTTCCGGAGCAGATAAGATAGCCGTTTCGGATAAAGCACAAGTTTATCAGGCTTTACTGCAGAAAGCCAAAGAGATATCGTCTGTCCGTGAGGAAAAGGTAAATGCCCTCACTGAACAGATCCAACGGGGAGAGTTTAAAGTAGACGCACAAAGGATAGCCGATAAGTTATTTACGGTATGTCAGAACGATTAA
- a CDS encoding type II toxin-antitoxin system VapC family toxin — protein MAREAEDMIQKVETGELVLRLSAIVVAECCWVLESFYEAHPTDISDALLKFTNAIGVETEEKLVVQQALLDFSVKKADFVDAYIAAHAKANPPRMWLRGISIINV, from the coding sequence TTGGCAAGAGAGGCTGAAGATATGATTCAAAAAGTTGAAACGGGTGAGTTAGTTTTGCGCTTGTCTGCCATAGTTGTGGCCGAGTGTTGTTGGGTATTAGAGTCTTTTTACGAAGCACATCCAACAGACATCTCAGATGCTTTGTTAAAATTCACCAATGCAATTGGCGTTGAAACTGAGGAAAAACTTGTTGTACAGCAGGCACTTCTTGATTTTTCCGTTAAAAAGGCAGATTTTGTGGATGCTTATATTGCGGCACATGCAAAAGCCAACCCCCCGAGGATGTGGTTACGTGGGATAAGCATTATAAACGTTTAG
- a CDS encoding AbrB/MazE/SpoVT family DNA-binding domain-containing protein produces the protein MSINNFSDDQAPGVVKATSRISSRGQIVIPIEIRKKLGIGEGDHLTFIAEKNGEVKVEAVKSQRITELFGILKTHKSFKPVDEIRKEAYEKMAQQELQDGEEG, from the coding sequence ATGAGTATAAATAATTTTTCCGACGATCAAGCACCCGGTGTAGTAAAGGCTACGAGCAGAATATCCAGCCGTGGGCAAATAGTTATCCCTATAGAAATTCGAAAAAAACTAGGTATTGGTGAGGGAGATCACTTGACCTTTATTGCTGAAAAAAACGGTGAAGTTAAGGTTGAAGCGGTTAAGAGCCAACGTATTACGGAACTATTTGGTATTCTAAAAACACATAAGTCATTTAAACCAGTTGATGAAATCAGGAAAGAAGCGTATGAGAAGATGGCGCAACAAGAGTTACAGGATGGGGAGGAAGGATAG